A stretch of Mytilus edulis chromosome 11, xbMytEdul2.2, whole genome shotgun sequence DNA encodes these proteins:
- the LOC139495889 gene encoding S-adenosylmethionine-dependent methyltransferase Rv2258c-like — protein sequence MLSSRTKVSSYRSHILEPEEYADRFSSTVTNGFIALEIAIGYKLGLFGSLNEFTSPVSPTELAVSCKLKERYVREWLGCMSAAGYVSISSDDKYFIPEACKPHTESSKLASVLPQLAANTSSVLECFKEDGPKGYDYSNQFDTLMWLDHDNQSCDSKWIKENLFPVGYKEQDTITNVLDFGCGPGSLTIKLAEYLPNAKVYGVDIDRNSIEKAKENKAKENIPNVEFVLLENDHMDES from the exons ATGTTATCATCTAGAACAAAAGTTTCAAGTTACAG AAGTCACATACTGGAACCTGAGGAATATGCAGATAGATTTTCTTCAACTGTGACGAATGGTTTTATTGCTTTAGAAATAGCAATAGGTTATAAACTAGGACTCTTTGGTTCGCTGAATGAATTTACTTCCCCAGTTTCACCAACAGAGCTCGCTGTATCATGCAAATTGAAAGAAAG ATATGTCAGAGAATGGTTAGGATGTATGTCAGCCGCTGGTTACGTTAGTATCTCATCCGATGATAAATACTTTATACCGGAAGCATGCAAACCTCATACAGAATCTAGTAAACTCGCCAGTGTTTTACCACAATTAGCTGCGAATACCTCCTCAGTATTAGAATGTTTCAAAGAGGACGGACCGAAGG GATATGATTACAGTAACCAGTTTGATACGTTGATGTGGTTGGACCATGATAATCAATCATGTGACAGTAAATGGATTAAAGAAAACTTATTCCCGGTCGGATACAAGGAACAAG ATACAATAACCAATGTTTTGGATTTCGGATGTGGGCCAGGCAGTTTAACTATAAAATTAGCTGAATATTTACCAAATGCCAAAGTATACGGCGTAGATATCGATCGAAATTCCATTGAAAAGGCTAAGGAGAATAAGGCAAAAGAAAATATACCAAATGTCGAATTCGTTTTACTTGAAAACGACCACATGGATGAATCTTGA